The following proteins are co-located in the Psilocybe cubensis strain MGC-MH-2018 chromosome 5, whole genome shotgun sequence genome:
- a CDS encoding Major facilitator-type transporter psiT2, with protein sequence MDGINDIHDDERTPLLNEQRSAKQKRTPLPKLQIGIVLLLQICEPICSQSIYPYINELVSKLDITGGDERRIGYYAGLIESLFFLTEAMTVFQWSRVSDRIGRKPVLIIGMMGTILSMLFFGLSRTFATLVISRCLCGLLNGNIGVMKSALGELTDTTNRADAFALMPAVWALGATMGPLLGGTLTRPADHFPSVFTGQFWKEYPYFLPCVATSSFVLVTLFITIFFFKETAPRWRQIDDKSRASSVDSSLSNYKYHPHAEIAFRDLLTFPVVISIANYVTLAFLNISVNALLPLFFHMPIELGGLDLDPVTIGYVMGLYGAGTGLFQILFFAKLVRRFGTRRVFIMSMLSFIPVFMTFPVVSLVAKKWSVSWGVWVLVTLILLLLFFMDTAYGCIFMYVTESAPNRRSLGATNGLAQTTVSTARAIGPALSTSLFSFSVQRNILGGYGVYAAFTLFASLAIVLAVQLPQQLWNRDEDTGNSDQ encoded by the exons ATGGACGGAATTAACGACATTCACGACGATGAACGAACACCGCTGCTGAACGAACAACGTTCTGCAAAACAAAAGCGCACGCCCCTGCCAAAACTCCAAATTGGCATCGTTTTACTCCTGCAAATCTGCGAGCCAATTTGCAGTCAGTCAATATACCCCTACATTAACGAA CTTGTTAGCAAACTTGATATCACTGGCGGAGATGAACGACGGATTGGCTACTACGCTGGCCTCATA GaatctctttttttcctgaCCGAAGCTATGACCGTCTTTCAATGGAGTAGGGTGTCCGACCGCATAGGTCGTAAACCCGTGCTCATAATCGGTATGATGGGGACCATTTTGTCAATGCTCTTCTTTGGCCTTTCTCGTACGTTTGCGACTCTGGTCATTAG TCGGTGCTTGTGTGGTCTCCTGAATGGAAATATTG GTGTCATGAAAAGCGCACTGGGTGAGCTTACGGATACTACGAATCGAGCGGATGCGTTTGCTCTCATGCCGGCTGTCTGGGCGCTTGGTGCAACCATGGG CCCGCTCCTGGGTGGTACTTTGACGCGACCTGCTGATCATTTCCCGTCCGTTTTTACCGGTCAATTCTGGAAAGAATATCCATATTTCCTCCCTTGCGTTGCTACTTCGTCTTTCGTCCTCGTGACGTTGTTTATtaccattttcttcttcaaggag ACTGCCCCCAGATGGAGACAAATAGACGACAAGTCCAGAGCCTCCTCCGTTGACTCGTCTTTGAGTAACTACAAGTATCACCCACACGCTGAAATCGCCTTCCGTGATCTTTTAACTTTCCCGGTAGTTATCTCAATTGCCAACTACGTCACTCTTGCCTTCTTGAATATCTCGGTAAACGCCTTGCtccctcttttcttccatATGCCAATCGAACTGGGCGGACTGGACCTTGATCCAGTGACCATCGGCTACGTAATGGGACTTTATGGAGCAGGCACAGGACTTTTCCAGATTTTGTTTTTCGCCAAACTAGTCAGACGCTTCGGTACCCGACGTGTCTTTATCATGTCCATGCTCTCCTTTATCCCGGTGTTCATGACCTTCCCAGTTGTAAGCTTAGTAGCGAAAAAGTGGTCTGTAAGCTGGGGAGTCTGGGTTTTGGTTACATTGATCTtgcttcttctctttttcatgGATACCGCCTACG GTTGCATTTTCATGTACGTTACAGAATCAGCACCAAATCGTCGCTCTCTCGGTGCCACAAATGGCCTTGCTCAAACGACGGTATCGACTGCGCGTGCTATTGGACCTGCTTTGTCGACATCGTTGTTTTCGTTTTCCGTTCAACGTAACATCCTTGGAGGATACGGCGTGTACGCTGCATTCACCCTGTTTGCTTCGCTTGCGATTGTTCTAGCAGTACAACTGCCACAACAACTGTGGAATCGTGACGAGGATACTGGCAATAGTGACCAATGA
- a CDS encoding Major facilitator-type transporter psiT2, whose translation MQRTVDEETPLLAESTTKQSTPLPWPQFSILLVLQLAEPLTSNVISPFTPQLVRDLGVTQGVESRVGYYVGLLQSLFFVAEACTVLYWSRTSDQIGRKPVIMSGLLGLSLSMYCFGLSKTFWGLVLSRSMSGALNGNIGVMKSMVVEITDSTNISKAYAFMPLAWNTGGTLGPMIGGWLVQPVKRFPKVFGGNLFLQEYPYFLPCAVSATFSLIAFVVTFFFLNETLPCPIPMRRYFGISTLQPTVDKWSTSASNNKIAHSGNKQSKFESRLPIRSLFTPRVIIAAGNYASVSLVDISFRTIQPIFFSTPRHLGGLGLPPSTIGIILACFGLLNGSAQVLFFARVSNRWGPRNVFLWGLVLAIPALATFPCISYLSRTQGYTTTLWVIVGLQIVLSIGLCFCFGAVFIFIASASPNRASIGATNGISQMMVSVVRAIGPAAASSLFSLSLDKHYLGGFLVYYVLIALVGIALYIGSMLPRQVWTD comes from the exons ATGCAACGTACTGTCGATGAAGAAACCCCTCTTCTGGCGGAGTCAACCACCAAGCAATCAACCCCTCTACCTTGGCCTCAGTTCTCTATTCTGCTTGTGCTCCAACTCGCAGAACCACTGACTTCCAATGTCATATCCCCCTTTACTCCTCAG CTGGTGCGCGACCTGGGGGTAACTCAAGGAGTGGAAAGCCGAGTGGGATATTACGTCGGTTTACTG CAATCTCTGTTTTTTGTGGCAGAGGCGTGTACAGTTCTATATTGGAGCCGTACCTCAGACCAAATTGGCCGAAAGCCCGTTATCATGTCAGGGTTGCTAGGACTGTCGCTTTCTATGTATTGCTTCGGACTTTCAAAAACTTTCTGGGGTTTGGTCCTAAG TCGAAGTATGAGTGGTGCTTTGA ACGGGAATATTGGTGTTATGAAAAG TATGGTTGTGGAGATAACCGATTCAACCAATATATCTAAA GCATATGCGTTTATGCCTCTTGCCTGGAATACAGGTGGAACA TTAGGACCGATGATTGGAGGATGGCTTGTTCAACCAGTCAAACGATTCCCAAAAGTATTCGGTGGCAACCTTTTTCTGCAAGAATACCCCTATTTTTTGCCATGCGCAGTGTCAGCGACATTTTCGCTGATTGCTTTTGTTGTGACCTTCTTCTTTCTCAACGAAACCCTCCCGTGTCCCATCCCCATGAGGCGATACTTCGGTATATCAACACTGCAACCGACTGTCGATAAATGGTCTACTTCAGCGTCCAATAACAAAATAGCGCATTCCGGTAACAAACAGTCAAAATTCGAGTCGCGACTTCCGATTAGATCCCTTTTCACACCACGCGTTATTATTGCCGCTGGGAACTATGCCTCTGTATCGCTCGTAGATATTTCATTTCGCACCATCCAACCTATCTTCTTCTCAACTCCTCGCCATCTTGGTGGATTAGGCTTGCCTCCGTCCACAATTGGGATCATATTGGCTTGTTTTGGACTGCTAAACGGATCTGCACAAGTTCTCTTCTTTGCTCGCGTGAGCAATCGCTGGGGACCGAGGAACGTATTCTTGTGGGGTTTGGTGCTTGCAATACCAGCACTGGCAACATTTCCTTGTATCAGCTACCTCTCAAGGACGCAGGGTTATACCACTACCCTCTGGGTTATAGTTGGATTGCAGATCGTTCTGTCCATTGGTTTATGCTTTTGTTTCG GCGCggttttcattttcatcgcCAGCGCGTCACCTAACCGGGCCTCAATAGGAGCTACCAATGGGATCAGTCAG ATGATGGTGAGCGTTGTGCGGGCAATCGGGCCTGCTGCGGCGAGTTCGTTATTCTCCCTCTCGCTTGACAAGCATTACCTGGGTGGTTTTCTTGTCTATTATGTCCTCATCGCGCTCGTGGGAATAGCGCTTTACATAGGATCGATGCTTCCGCGACAGGTTTGGACAGATTAA
- a CDS encoding putative secreted lipase (putative secreted lipase ARB_02369): MKYATTLAGILALALQSYSLAVGAPPIIDLGYAQYQGTVVQDKVTNATHTQFLGIRYAAPPTGAARFQAPALPATTPGVQQANAQPPECFQANSGVASTTPFRIGKNAARAADAGPSEDCLFLNVFLPGNLGEKKKLPVVFWIHGGGYIEGSASGFDGNDLIRASGENVIAVVIQYRLGVFGFLPGQKVKDGGALNAGLLDQQFALQWVQKHIRKFGGDPKKVTIWGESAGAGSVLQHVVANGGKTRPALFRAAMTSSTFLPSQYKFNDRIPEASIRFKKCSDCASAADALECLRQVDVNTLQNANAAINLSGFFGTFVFVPVIDGTFSTDRPTVLLKEGKVNGQIILSVTNTFEGVAFVNQATANTVQVADYASQLFPNFTPQQAQAVAAQYAGLGTNIFQVNAIMGESIFICPTYFLLRAFGGAGFKASIQTPSLKAMGEFAIPPGSHGEDVGFYFNNGGLPSAFRNQQFVTAFSESFQNFVISLNTNTKTDSSNITPSWPLWNGSNEMLFNKTAAGAVDIREIQTSTALLSRCEYVIILFNLSCVQLINHRFLVSGRLHSEDIAMFANSSNLVITGGTYTQVANLPGQEFFTLHSHIASGALHDSGERFNPPRCHPETRRALLSEIVDWVRQTNRETVIMWLYGSIGSGKSALAQSLAEKYQDLGLLAATFFFARLSAERCHERRLSPTISYQLAISVPETRSHIEHVIHGDPSVFDRAFQTQYQKLVVNPLSLIETAQVRPKLVIIDGLDECLDPKAQRYILDVISQEFHRRPYLPLLYFITSRVEDHIRTGFTSGLLQRISKQVSLQDYLGSHDDIRIFIQKQFEQIKRDHPLRFLIPSTWPAEDTVETLVRKSSGQFAYAATVVQYVSSIHHRPPHRLDAILGLSDHVRDPPFAGLDSLYGHVFSLIPYQDGARRILSVVILVDLKMPPSLVEQFLSLEAGDVQLHMSGLSSIIDFREHHMPMKMLNDSFGDFLLDPTRSGDMYIDSGKAHADLATACLLHLEKLEVPILIDYACYNLERHLDLAAGTVQLHEAICRFRLSEFMTRSKALCTQQGVLMTLEDIWYFIPSFLDCVQNSIIFDDAIDIYNYHLKIFDEYLESEFDKYIGDGRLQDMVTMLTICHSPVTVPDLESVPYFKDSILDLNESLDHLIQIDESALNIRHMVRRHGQSEPYIEILCQYLEDEGRSGRHFIDGDKYARAALRFSKRISGLLKNPRDDQDARFLIWSLECTPPLLLHANHHEELETCLKGALIDITAPPLHFSFYPTLVRMPHASQPRCGHSAHLSLVPQGLRIQCQSESQDKMVRTDREQDELDAYLINPITALYNKEICCCSNLLTKYYFRHQLSNRNVHHEAVRSRGKASVIVHVEDPFPEIISSIGQNAGGAEVSGGGVIKIITYRIWRSLVGSQQDFFDLTQPLESR; the protein is encoded by the exons ATGAAATACGCGACAACACTTGCAGGGATTCTGGCCCTCGCATTACAGTCATATTCACTGGCAGTCGGTGCACCCCCCATCATTGATCTGGGATACGCACAGTACCAAGGAACAGTTGTGCAAGACAAAGTGACAAATGCCACCCATACTCAATTCTTAGGGATCAGATATGCTGCTCCTCCCACCG GCGCTGCCCGCTTTCAGGCCCCTGCATTACCCGCCACAACACCCGGTGTTCAACAAGCAAATGCCCAACCTCCGGAATGTTTCCAGGCAAATTCGGGAGTCGCATCGACGACGCCCTTCCGTATCGGGAAAAATGCTGCGAGAGCAGCCGACGCTGGACCATCGGAGGACTGTCTTTTCTTAAA TGTCTTTTTGCCTGGAAACcttggagaaaagaaaaaactgCCCGTCGTGTTTTGGATCCACGG AGGTGGTTATATCGAAGGCAGTGCTTCTGGATTTGACGGGAATGATCTCATTCGCGCCTCTGGAGAGAATGTCATCGCCGTCGTTATTCAATATAGGTTGGGTGTGTTTGGATTCCTCCCTGGACAGAAAGTGAAAGACGGAGGTGCTCTGAACGCTGGATTGC TGGACCAACAATTCGCATTACAATGGGTCCAGAAGCAT ATCCGAAAATTCGGTGGAGATCCTAAAAAAGTAACCATCTGGGGAGAATCGGCTGGCGCTGGGTCTGTGTTGCAGCATGTTGTCGCTAATGGAGGGAAAACCCGTCCAGCCCTCTTCCGAGCAGCGATGACTAGTTCAACATTCTTGCCATCTCAATACAAGTTTAATGATCGCATTCCGGAGGCAAGTATCAGATTCAAAAAATGCAGCGA CTGTGCCTCTGCAGCAGACGCGTTGGAGTGCCTCCGACAAGTCGATGTTAACACATTGCAAAATGCTAACGCTGCTATTAACTTGAGTGGATTCTTCGGGACCTTTGTTTTCGTTCCCGTCATCGACGGAACGTTCAGTACCGACAGACCAACAGTCCTGTTAAAAGAGGGTAAGGTCAATGGG CAAATTATCTTATCAGTAACGAACACTTTTGAGGGCGTCGCCTTTGTCAACCAGGCTACAGCAAATACAGTCCAAGTTGCAGACTATGCTTCTCAGCTGTTCCCCAACTTTACACCTCAGCAGGCCCAGGCTGTGGCAGCGCAATACGCTGGCTTGGGTACCAACATTTTCCAAGTAAATGCCATCATGGGTGAAT CAATCTTCATCTGCCCCACATACTTCCTTCTTCGTGCTTTCGGAGGCGCTGGATTCAAGGCAAGCATCCAAACCCCCAGTCTGAAGGCTATG GGTGAATTCGCTATCCCACCTGGAAGTCATGGAGAGGACGTTGGATTCTACTTTAACAA TGGCGGACTTCCTTCTGCTTTCCGAAATCAGCAATTTGTCACAGCCTTTTCGGAAAGCTTCCAAAACTTTGTGATCTCCCTCAACACAAACACTAAAACGGATAGCTCCAACATTACACCATCATGGCCGCTATGGAATGGGTCAAATGAAATGCTTTTCAACAAGACTGCTGCCGGCGCTGTAGATATTAGAGAAATCCAAACATCGACTGCGCTGCTGAGCCGCTGCGAGTATGTCATTATTCTCTTCAATCTTTCCTGTGTTCAACTTATTAATCATCGATTCTTAGTTTCTGGGAGACT TCACTCGGAGGACATAGCTATGTTCGCCAATTCAAGCAACTTGGTAATAACTGGAGGAACCTACACACAGGTGGCAAATTTGCCAGGACAAG AGTTTTTCACATTGCATTCGCACATAGCATCTGGAGCCCTTCACGACTCTGGAGAGCGTTTCAATCCACCACGCTGCCACCCAGAGACCCGAAGAGCTCTGCTCTCCGAAATCGTGGATTGGGTCAGACAAACAAATAGAGAAACCGTCATCATGTGGCTCTACGGCTCGATTGGGTCTGGGAAGTCTGCACTGGCACAGTCATTAGCAGAGAAATACCAAGACCTTGGGCTATTAGCAGCAACCTTCTTTTTTGCCAGACTGTCGGCTGAGCGATGTCACGAAAGGCGTCTCTCACCCACAATTTCTTATCAACTGGCTATATCCGTTCCGGAGACTCGCTCGCACATTGAACATGTCATTCATGGTGATCCATCCGTGTTTGATCGAGCATTCCAAACACAGTACCAGAAATTGGTCGTCAATCCACTTTCCTTAATCGAAACAGCTCAGGTTAGGCCAAAGCTTGTCATTATTGACGGCCTCGATGAATGCCTGGACCCAAAGGCTCAGCGTTACATCTTAGACGTAATCAGCCAGGAATTTCACAGACGGCCGTATCTCCCTCTACTATACTTCATTACCAGCCGCGTCGAGGATCATATTCGTACAGGGTTTACTAGTGGACTACTGCAACGCATATCTAAGCAGGTTTCTTTGCAAGATTATCTTGGCTCCCATGATGATATTCGTATTTTTATCCAGAAGCAGTTCGAGCAGATTAAAAGGGATCATCCTTTGCGATTCCTTATTCCTTCTACATGGCCAGCTGAAGATACTGTAGAGACCTTGGTTCGAAAGTCATCGGGCCAGTTTGCATACGCTGCGACAGTTGTTCAATACGTGAGTTCTATTCATCATCGCCCTCCGCATAGGTTAGACGCGATACTGGGCCTCTCTGATCATGTTCGTGACCCACCGTTTGCTGGTCTTGATTCATTATATGGACATGTTTTTTCTTTAATTCCTTACCAAGATGGTGCCCGTCGCATCTTGAGCGTGGTTATTCTCGTGGATCTGAAAATGCCTCCCAGTTTAGTGGAGCAATTTCTGAGCTTGGAAGCTGGCGATGTTCAGCTACACATGAGTGGACTGTCCTCCATTATCGACTTTAGGGAGCATCATATGCCAATGAAGATGCTAAATGATTCGTTTGGCGATTTTCTACTGGATCCAACTCGATCAGGGGACATGTACATCGATTCAGGGAAAGCGCACGCAGACCTCGCAACTGCTTGTCTTCTGCATCTTGAAAAGCTTG AGGTTCCAATTCTCATCGACTACGCGTGTTACAATCTCGAACGACATCTTGATTTGGCGGCCGGCACAGTTCAGCTACACGAAGCCATTTGTCGCTTTCGGCTCAGCGAGTTCATGACGCGCTCTAAAGCTCTCTGTACACAGCAGGGGGTGCTCATGACATTGGAGGATATATGGTACTTTATACCATCATTCCTTGATTGCGTGCAAAATTCTATA ATTTTCGACGACGCTATTGACATATATAACTACCACTTGAAGATCTTCGACGAGTATCTGGAATCCGAGTTCGACAAGTACATTGGGGATGGTAGATTGCAAGACATGGTGACAATGCTTACCATTTGCCACTCTCCTGTTACTGTACCAGATTTGGAATCCGTGCCGTATTTCAAGGATTCTATTCTGGATCTCAATGAATCTCTGGACCATCTCATTCAAATCGACGAGAGCGCCCTCAACATCCGGCACATGGTACGGAGGCACGGTCAGTCAGAGCCATACATTGAAATACTATGTCAATACCTAGAGGACGAAGGACGATCCGGTAGGCATTTTATCGATGGAGATAAATACGCAAGGGCTGCCCTTAGGTTCTCGAAAAGAATCAGTGGTTTATTGAA AAACCCCCGCGATGACCAAGACGCTCGGTTTTTAATCTGGAGTCTCGAGTGCACGccccctcttcttcttcacgccAATCATCACGAGGAACTAGAGACATGTCTCAAAGGCGCTCTTATAGACATCACTGCACCGCCAttgcatttttctttctaccCCACACTCGTTCGGATG CCGCATGCATCCCAACCTCGTTGCGGACACTCTGCACATTTGAGCCTTGTCCCTCAAGGTCTAAGGATTCAATGCCAATCAGAGTCACAGGACAAAATGGTACGCACCGATCGCGAACAGGATGAACTTGACGCCTACCTCATCAATCCTATCACGGCGTTATACAACAAAGAGATATGCTGCTGCTCAAATTTACTTACAAAATATTATTTTCGCCATCAACTTTCCAACCGCAACGTTCATCACGAAGCCGTCAGATCACGTGGAAAGGCCAGTGTCATTGTACATGTAGAGGATCCATTTCCGGAAATAATTTCCTCAATTGGACAAAACGCCGGAGGCGCTGAAGTCTCTGGTGGCGGAGTCATTAAAATCATCACTTACCGAATTTGGAGAAGTCTTGTCGGTAGTCAGCAGGATTTCTTT GACTTAACACAACCGTTGGAAAGTCGGTAG
- a CDS encoding putative secreted lipase (putative secreted lipase ARB_02369): MKFQSQFSISIIAGFLFLRTAALSVGKTATLSSVVDLGYAQYQGRLVQDPVSNATHTQFLGVRYAAPPTGTGRFAPPAPPSFTAGVQQASAAAPTCLAGSQGHAPSTPFRLAVGQMQTALLRPVEERQKRAEDISLAAPSEDCLFLNVWVPGNLGEKENLPVVFFIHGGGYVEGSASALDGNDILRESGEAAIAVLIQYRLGLFGFLPGQKVKDGGALNAGLLDQQFALQWVQQHISKFGGDPQKVTIWGQSAGAGSVLQQVIANGGKTDPPLFRAAMTSSTFLPSQYKYNDRIPETLYREVVTQTNCSSAADTLDCLRNVDVSILETANTVINNNGFFGTFVFVPVVDGTFITDRPTQLLKQGKVNGKILFSNTNTFEGQTFVNQSTADTVQVVDYVSQLFPELGSKEVHAAAAQYAGLGTNIAQVVSIMGECMFFFSLYPFFIYILCVSEFAIPPGTHASDVVYYFGNGATPPFSNPDFDREFSESFFNFALALDVNVKWDKDNKAPFWPLWKAGNEMLFNETEAGGADIRVIKTSDALLRRCE, encoded by the exons ATGAAGTTCCAGTCACAATTTTCTATCTCAATTATAGCTggatttctctttctccgCACCGCAGCTCTTAGTGTGGGCAAAACTGCGACTTTGTCTTCCGTTGTCGATCTTGGGTATGCACAGTATCAGGGGAGACTCGTCCAGGATCCAGTATCAAACGCGACACACACCCAATTCCTAGGTGTTAGATATGCCGCGCCTCCCACAG GCACAGGGCGGTTCGCACCGCCTGCACCGCCATCCTTCACAGCTGGTGTACAGCAGGCCAGTGCCGCTGCTCCCACATGTCTAGCGGGAAGCCAGGGCCACGCACCGAGTACGCCGTTCCGGCTTGCGGTCGGACAAATGCAAACGGCCCTCTTACGGCCCGTTGAGGAACGACAAAAGCGGGCCGAGGACATCTCTCTCGCGGCTCCTTCTGAAGACTGTCTCTTCCTCAA TGTGTGGGTGCCGGGAAATCTTGGGGAAAAAGAGAACCTCCCTGTGGTGTTCTTCATTCATGGTGGTGGGTACGTTGAGGGAAGCGCGTCTGCTTTGGATGGGAATGACATACTGCGGGAGTCGGGCGAAGCTGCTATTGCTGTGCTTATACAGTATCGATTAGGCCTGTTCGGGTTCTTGCCCGGGCAGAAGGTGAAGGATGGAGGTGCTTTGAACGCCGGGcttt TGGATCAACAGTTTGCATTGCAGTGGGTGCAGCAACAT ATATCCAAATTCGGAGGGGACCCACAAAAGGTGACTATATGGGGACAGTCGGCGGGTGCAGGGTCGGTTTTGCAGCAAGTGATTGCCAATGGTGGAAAGACGGACCCACCGCTCTTCAGGGCAGCTATGACAAGCTCGACGTTTTTGCCATCACAGTACAAATACAATGATCGCATCCCAGAG ACTCTTTATCGTGAGGTGGTGACGCAGACCAA CTGCTCATCAGCAGCTGATACTTTAGACTGCCTTCGGAATGTCGATGTGAGTATTCTGGAGACGGCCAACACAGTCATCAACAACAATGGTTTCTTTGGAACATTCGTATTTGTTCCAGTCGTCGATGGCACCTTCATTACGGACCGCCCAACCCAACTTCTGAAACAAGGGAAAGTAAATGGG AAAATCCTATTCTCGAACACCAACACCTTCGAAGGACAGACATTCGTTAACCAAAGCACAGCGGATACAGTCCAAGTTGTAGATTACGTGTCACAGCTATTCCCGGAACTCGGAAGCAAAGAAGTacatgctgctgctgcgcaATATGCAGGCCTCGGGACCAACATAGCTCAAGTTGTTTCGATTATGGGCGaatgtatgttttttttttcgctgtaccccttttttatttatattTTATGTGTT TCTGAATTTGCTATTCCGCCTGGAACCCATGCTAGCGATGTCGTGTATTATTTTGGAAA TGGTGCGACTCCTCCGTTTTCGAACCCGGATTTTGATAGGGAGTTTTCTGAAtccttcttcaattttgcgTTGGCGCTGGACGTAAACGTGAAGTGGGACAAAGATAATAAAGCTCCTTTTTGGCCGCTATGGAAAGCGGGAAATGAGATGCTTTTCAACGAGACGGAGGCGGGCGGCGCTGATATCAGGGTCATAAAAACGTCGGACGCGCTTCTGAGACGATGCGAGTGA